In Halobaculum magnesiiphilum, the following proteins share a genomic window:
- a CDS encoding ribonuclease H-like domain-containing protein: MRIRNSFIPVEGVGATTERRMWENDIREWGEFRQDRAPGVGATTASRIESFIDEASERLDDRDAPFFDRAFPSGERWRLYEDFRDGACFFDIETTGLSHERDRVTTVSFHRDGETTTLVQGRDLSAESLREQFREADLLVTFNGTRFDVPFLETTFGMEIDTPHLDLMYPCRTLGLTGGLKPIENELEIDRDGPDITGRDAVRLWHEYERGDERALERLVSYNRDDTVNLRTLADEVAGRLHRETVPDGDDPIGTTLGGR, from the coding sequence ATGCGCATCAGAAACAGCTTCATTCCGGTCGAGGGGGTCGGCGCGACGACCGAGCGCCGCATGTGGGAGAACGACATCCGCGAGTGGGGGGAGTTCCGGCAGGACCGTGCGCCGGGCGTGGGTGCGACGACCGCCTCGCGCATCGAGTCGTTCATCGACGAGGCGAGCGAGCGCCTCGACGACCGCGACGCGCCGTTCTTCGACCGGGCGTTCCCCTCGGGCGAGCGCTGGCGGCTGTACGAGGACTTCCGCGACGGCGCGTGCTTCTTCGACATCGAGACGACCGGCCTCTCTCACGAGCGCGATCGCGTCACGACCGTCTCGTTCCACCGCGACGGCGAGACGACGACGCTCGTGCAGGGGCGGGACCTGTCGGCGGAGTCGCTGCGCGAGCAGTTCCGCGAGGCCGACCTCCTGGTGACGTTCAACGGGACGCGCTTCGACGTGCCGTTCCTCGAGACCACCTTCGGAATGGAGATAGACACGCCCCATCTCGATCTCATGTACCCGTGCCGGACGCTCGGGCTGACGGGGGGCCTGAAGCCGATCGAGAACGAGCTCGAGATCGACCGCGACGGCCCGGACATCACCGGCCGCGACGCGGTTCGGCTGTGGCACGAGTACGAGCGCGGCGACGAACGGGCGCTGGAGCGGCTGGTCTCGTACAACCGCGACGACACGGTGAACCTCCGGACGCTCGCCGACGAGGTGGCCGGCCGGCTCCACCGCGAGACGGTCCCCGACGGCGACGACCCGATCGGAACGACGTTGGGCGGGCGGTAA
- a CDS encoding DUF5800 family protein, producing MTTLSFDETGVDVVHQGTEFRLEKDLIEEATRKSYMDVTDHEVLKIVEESPSLSGEPRRIGDIV from the coding sequence ATGACCACGCTCTCGTTCGACGAGACCGGCGTCGACGTCGTCCATCAGGGGACCGAGTTCCGCTTGGAGAAGGACCTGATCGAGGAGGCGACCCGCAAGTCGTACATGGACGTGACCGACCACGAGGTACTGAAGATCGTCGAGGAGAGCCCCTCGCTGTCCGGCGAGCCGCGCCGCATCGGCGACATCGTCTGA
- a CDS encoding sodium:calcium antiporter, which produces MVVPPPVADGLLLAVGVAALWAGARLLVGSSVRLARRVGLSELVIGLTVVAVGTSSPEIVVTVGAAVDGAGDLAVGNVIGSNLYNLAVVLGAVAVVGPFAVEPRIVRREGVALVAATLAGALAVSDLRITPAEGGALLALLVGYIAVSLRAGIGDGRADADARTEDEALADGDARSVADASAGGDAPTDGGIVGRPSGTDPVDLSTPARRVADGPARDLLLVVVGVAVVVAGGDLLVDSAVRLARTAGVSEWVIGGTVVAAGTSTPEFAVSLVAVRQGSLGVSVGNVVGSSVFNVLGVLGLAALLTPLSVAPEALVSVGWLVVVTVAVVAALWSGRRLTRPEGIVLALSEALRWTLSLLRIV; this is translated from the coding sequence ATGGTCGTTCCCCCGCCGGTCGCCGACGGGCTCCTCCTCGCCGTCGGCGTCGCGGCGCTGTGGGCCGGCGCCCGTCTGCTCGTCGGCTCGTCGGTCCGGCTCGCGCGCCGGGTCGGCCTCTCGGAGCTGGTGATCGGGCTCACGGTCGTCGCCGTGGGCACCTCCAGCCCGGAGATCGTCGTCACCGTCGGCGCCGCCGTCGACGGCGCCGGCGACCTCGCCGTCGGCAACGTGATCGGCTCGAACCTCTACAACCTCGCGGTCGTCCTCGGCGCCGTCGCGGTCGTCGGCCCGTTCGCGGTCGAGCCCCGGATCGTCCGGCGCGAGGGGGTCGCGCTGGTGGCCGCGACGCTGGCGGGGGCGCTCGCGGTGTCGGACCTCCGGATAACGCCCGCGGAGGGCGGCGCGCTCCTCGCGCTGCTGGTCGGCTACATCGCCGTCTCGCTGCGCGCGGGCATCGGCGACGGACGGGCCGACGCGGACGCGCGGACCGAAGACGAAGCACTGGCAGACGGCGACGCCCGGAGCGTCGCCGACGCGTCGGCCGGCGGCGACGCACCGACTGACGGCGGCATCGTCGGGCGACCCTCCGGAACCGACCCCGTCGACCTCTCCACGCCGGCGCGACGGGTCGCGGACGGGCCCGCCCGGGACCTGCTTCTGGTGGTCGTCGGCGTCGCCGTCGTCGTCGCCGGCGGGGATCTCCTCGTCGATTCGGCGGTCCGGCTGGCGCGGACGGCCGGCGTCTCCGAGTGGGTGATCGGCGGCACCGTCGTCGCCGCCGGCACGTCGACCCCGGAGTTCGCCGTGTCGCTCGTGGCGGTGCGCCAGGGAAGCCTCGGCGTCTCCGTCGGCAACGTCGTCGGGTCGAGCGTGTTCAACGTCCTCGGCGTGCTCGGGCTCGCGGCCCTGTTGACGCCGCTTTCGGTCGCCCCCGAGGCGCTGGTGAGCGTGGGGTGGCTGGTCGTGGTGACCGTCGCAGTCGTCGCCGCGCTGTGGTCCGGCCGGCGGCTCACTCGCCCGGAGGGGATCGTGCTCGCTCTCTCGGAAGCTCTCCGGTGGACCCTCAGCCTGCTCCGGATCGTCTGA